Within Corynebacterium jeddahense, the genomic segment TTGCAAGCAGGATCCACAGCCCGAGGATGCCCAGCACGATCGACGCGGCGATGAGCGCGTTGATGTACCAGTCCTCGTACGCGAACTCGGTAAGCCACGGGCGGTTGAGATCCTCGACCCAGTCGGAGAGGTATGGGATGTCCCAGTACTCCGCGATGGGCACGAGGCCGACGCAGATGAGCAGCAGGCCGAGCAAAAACGTGATCAGCCGGTCGAAGAATCCGAGGGTCTTGGTCATCGCTGCACCTCCGGTGCGACTGGGGCGGGGGCCGGGTTGGCCGCTGTGTTCGTCGCAGCGTTCGCGGCCGTGTTCGTCGCGGTTGCGTTCGGCAGCAGCTTCACGGAGACCGCGGGCGGGGTGGCCAGGCTCTTGAACTCGTTGTTCAGCGAGCGGGTGACGCGCTCCTGCAGCGCGGCGCCGGTGCCGTCGTCGCCGACCTCCACCTTGAGGCGGTTGCGGCCTGCCTTCGAGCGCACCTGCTCGCCGCCGAGGTCGTTGCGCACGGTGTTCGTGGCCTTGCGCGCCACGTCCACCGGGCGGGTCCACAGCGAAACCGGGGAGTTCACGCGGACGTAGCCGTGGGGGCGCGGCTTGAAGGTGTAGAACACGAGCACGAGCCCGACGATGATGAGGACGATGCCGAGGGTCACCTGGGCGACGTCCGTGACAAACGAGCCGAGGTAGTCCCACGTCTGGCCGAGCCAGGAGTCGGACGGTGCCTCGTTGCGGTAGTAGTGGCACCAGAGGTCGCGCAGAGCCACGCCCGTGAGCGCGAGCAGCAGCAGGCTGGTCAGAACCGCGAGCCCGCGGGCGGCGGGGTTACCCCTCGGCTCGTCGCCGGGGTGCGGCCCGAGCGGCGCCGGGGCCGCGGTGGGCGTTGCGTTAGCGGTCATGGTATTTCACCACCGGTTCAATCTTGATTTCCTTGAGCGGCTTCGGAGCGGGCGGCACGGGCACGATCACGGCCGCCGGCGCGGGCCGGGAGGCGGGCACCGAGCGCTGCACCGGCACGATCTCGATCGGGGTGAGCGGGTGACGCTCTACCGTGATCGGCTGGAGCTGGTGGCGCTCTACCGTGATCGGCTTCGGCTGGTCGCTGCGCACGGTGATCTGCTCAAGCGGCTTGATGGAAGGCGCCGAGACGTCGATCGGCCGGGCGAAGCGCTGGATGCTGATGCGGTCGAGCGGCTTCGGCGCCGGCACGCGCGGGTGGCGCGGCTGTGGCTCGCGGGCCTGCGGCATCCACGGGCGTACGGGCTCCGGCGGGAACGGCACGCGCGCCTCCGTCGGGTGCGTCGTCACCGGCACGAGGCGAGCGGGCGCCGGCACGTCGGGAGCAACGGGCTCCACCGGCACGGGCACGTCGACGGACTCGGGCGTGACAGGCGCGGGCGTCTCGGGGTGCTCGACCGCGGGCGGCGCGGGCACGACGACGTTGCGCATGTCATCGACGAGCGAACGAGCCACGACGGGGTCGAGTTCGCGGCGCTCCGAGGTGACGGGGTGGACCACGTGGGTCGGGGAGACCTGGATCGGCGTCGGGATGACAAAGGCCTCGTGCTCGGCGACCTCGTCCCACGTCACTCGCGTGCCCAGGGACTCGACGTTGGCGACGTCGATGCTGACGCGCGAGACGTCCAAGCCGGTGAGCGTGCGAACGTGCGCGATGATCGTCGCGCGCACCGCATCGGAAATGGCGGCGACGGGGGCGGGATACAACGTCGCGATCTCGGCGTCGATGGCGGCCGTGCCCGAGGTCTGGTCGAGACGCACGTTCACCCGCGGGAAGCTCTTTCCGGCGAGGCCGGCGAGCTTGGCGTCGAGCGTGCGGCAACCCGGCACAGTCGATGCCGCCACCTCAGCCACGCGCTCGACGGTGCGCTCGCTGATGTGGTAGAAGGTCGTATCCATTAGCTTCGGCCTCTGCTGCCGTTGCTGATGGCGGCAGTGAGGTCGAGCCGGCCGTCGAGCTGGGCACCGACAACCCCGCCGATGATGGTGAACAGCAGCAGCCAGAGCAGGCCGGGCCATCCGCCGAAGGTGACAAAGAAGGCGACGACGATGCCAATGATCACACCGGTGAGCGCCTTGTTAGCAAAGAGATTCATGAGAAAACCACGTTTCGGTTCAGTGAGGTGGGGCGAAGCGGGCGCCAGCGCGGTCGCGCGTTCGGCTTACTGCGCGTCCCCGGCGACGACGTCGACGAAGGCGGCATCGGAGGCGTCGAGCACGGCGTTGCGCACGTCCTCGGCGACGTCCTGGACCGTCCGGCCGCAGGCGACGTCGTAGACGAAGTGCACGTCGAAGCCGTCTCTGCCGTCGCGCGAGATGGCCCGCAGGCCCTCGACGCGCGCGTTCGGCAGGTACGTCGCAATCTCGCCGAGGCGGCCGCCGTGCAGGGCCTTGACCCCGTCGACGGCCAGCGCGGCGTCGCGCACGCCCTCCGCAACCTCTCGGGTAACGGGGGTGGACGGCATGGCTACTGGTTGATCTGCTGGTTCACCGGCTGGTTAACGGCCTGGTAGTTGGCGTCGTCCTGGACGGTGGTCTCCTGCTCCGGCAGGTGCACGTCGTGGACGGTGACGTCGACGCGGTCGACGATGAGTCCGGTCATGCGGGTGATGGCGACGGTGATGTTCTCGCGGATCGCGTTGGCCAGCTCGTGGATGGCA encodes:
- a CDS encoding Asp23/Gls24 family envelope stress response protein — encoded protein: MDTTFYHISERTVERVAEVAASTVPGCRTLDAKLAGLAGKSFPRVNVRLDQTSGTAAIDAEIATLYPAPVAAISDAVRATIIAHVRTLTGLDVSRVSIDVANVESLGTRVTWDEVAEHEAFVIPTPIQVSPTHVVHPVTSERRELDPVVARSLVDDMRNVVVPAPPAVEHPETPAPVTPESVDVPVPVEPVAPDVPAPARLVPVTTHPTEARVPFPPEPVRPWMPQAREPQPRHPRVPAPKPLDRISIQRFARPIDVSAPSIKPLEQITVRSDQPKPITVERHQLQPITVERHPLTPIEIVPVQRSVPASRPAPAAVIVPVPPAPKPLKEIKIEPVVKYHDR